In Citrus sinensis cultivar Valencia sweet orange chromosome 3, DVS_A1.0, whole genome shotgun sequence, the sequence CGCAACACGCACGACACTCGGCACGCAAGCGAAAATACTACCAACACAGTAAAACACACATTAATAttaacatataataataataataataataatcttttttgataaattataataataataatataaataagggCCAAATCGCGCCTTTGGTTGTTTCATTCTCTCCCTTGTGTTTCTGTCTTTCTTCACAAacgcagagagagagagagagagacgcGAGAGTGAGTGATAGACTGATAGTGATGGAAGCGTCTTCTCTTCCTCTCTTCATTTCACTCTGGTTATTAATCGTTTCGCGTGCCCACTTTGTGGCCCCTCTCAAAGGTCTCTTCTTTGTTCCTTCTTTTTATTCATTCGCCAGCAGCGTCTTTTGGGGATGTCAGTAATGAAAACAATAAGTTCGACTTACTTTTTAGGATTCGGTTATGTTTAATCTCTACGtaggtaaattaattaatttaaataatttttctctcgAGGAATCTCTGCTAGCCGTATGATTTAATGGATATTGGTTTATTCAATGCTTCAGTACGTTTTTGCCCGATAATACTGATCGAAGAAGGACTTACTGGATAATGATTGTGTTTTAGAAATGCTTAAGGtttatggatatttttgtTTGCTCAAATTCAGTTGTATAACCCAAATTTTCTGATCCAGGTGATAAATTTTACTACAATGACAATGATAGCGTAAACTTTTCGTTTTGCAGGTATCGACAGTGGGAGTCCTTCTATAGATGTCACACCGTATCCCCTTTCTGAGAAATCCTCAGTTCATGGGTCCCACGATGTTTTATCATGTGAAAGAGTTCAAGTCTCTGGTTACTCAAGGATGAAACTTGGGAGTTATCCCAGTTCCTTCCGAGTCACTTTGGCTCCCTCTGTGGTGATCCCAGAGAGATTACATCATAAAATTCAGGTTTGCTTTCACCGGTAAGTGACATATCTTGATGATGAATTCTGTTTTTGCTTCTCTCTGCCTCTCCCTCGGGCAATTTGggaaatattcaaatttaatagttgTGGGTAGTTGTGTCTTACTGAAACTGTGTTTGCAGGAATGCTTCACTTGGATTATGTCAATGTGAGAAGGATGAGTGGAAGGATATCCAGAAGGGGGGAATTTGGAGCACTGTCATGTCCCCATATGAGGATAGATATGTTGATGTCAAGTTTGTTGGCAGAGTATCTGGTTCTGTTTCAGTTGCGGTCGAGGAAGGTGTGGCATTCTCCTTTATCCACTGCCTGGTTATTTTGTTAATGTCCTACATGTTGTGATTGTGGATTTCTTAATGCATGTTACTTATCTTCGTGTTTGTGCAGATTTTCAGAGATGGCGGCTCCTTTGTCTAGCTTTTGGATTTTTTACACTGCTGTTGGCACCAGTTGTCAGCAGTTGGGTTCCTTTTTACTATAGCAGTTCAATGGCTATAGGAGTTTTTCTTGTCATtctaattattctttttcaggTATTTGATTCCTTTCTCTTCTTGTTTTTCAATATTCTACTTTTCCCTTTTATGTCTGTTACTTTGGTTGCCCACGGGGAATAGTCAGTTAGTTACTGGATGTTAAGCCGTACATGATCAGAAAGGAGGTTGGAGTTGCAATTAATGAAACTGATCTACTGTTGTTTACACATTGTTTCTGCTCCCTAAGAAACTTTTGTTGATTGGCTACTCTAGTATCAATTTTAGTGAAAGTTTACCCTTAGTTGCTGGATAACATGATATATGTTTTTCATATTAGCTCAGTGTTGTTTAAGTTTATGTTTCCCTATTTGTTTTTAAgttctaatttattattattccttttttttttaatttctttttgatgtAGGGAATGAAGTTGTTGCCAACTGGAAGGAAAAATGTCTTGTATCTTACCATATATGGTTCAGTGGTAAGTCTGCTTTTAATCTTTAGCCGATAAGCTGGATATATGTTTGTAATGCAATATGAATCTTACTATTAACTATATTTGCAGCTTGGCGCTGGATCTTTCCTTTTACATCAATTCTCAGTGCTGGTGAACTCAATTCTTATCAATTTTGGGTTCAGTGAGGAGATGCACAATCCAGTAAGTCTGTTTTTTCCTTTCTGCAATCTTTAACTGCCCTCGTTGGCTTCCATAGGTTCTCTTTGACttaatattactattatttagaTCTCTGCTCTAGTTGCTTTTCTATGTAGAGTGAATCACTATGGAAATGAAATAGAAGAAGTGACAAATGCCTAATAACCAATGAGGGGCTAAGGAATGGCGACCTGTGTGATGACTGAAACTGTTAACAGCGACCTTTATGAATCCTCGTGATCTATAAGTCATGCAATTGGACTTACTTTTTGAGCTGTCATCTGGAGGAGATATAGTTGGCCAAATGAGATTTTGAAACGCtggataaaattttcacaGATAGGATGAGAAGATGCATAGAAGGCATGTAAAATAGATAAGGGCAAAAGATTGTGCGATGTGGTTTATTTTCCAGGCTAGATGATCTGAAATAGGTTGCTGTGATGGATGATTTTGGCCTCTTTGCATATGTATGCATCTTTTTCAGCTTTGCTTTTTGTTGGGACCTGCGgttgtaaattttatcttGCATTTCCATCTTTGGGGATCATGGATTTTGCTTGATTGTTGCCGGCCATATTGGTCTTTTGGGAACATATCCATTAAATGTCTtcgttttatttattcatttgttaaatttctaattacCATTGATATTTGTTTAGATGTTCTGCTTGCTCTTTCCAAGTGAAGTAACTTATCAACTACAAAACTGTTATTCTTCTTGCAGGTCGCTATATTTGTACTAGTGGGCATTGTCCTTGCGGGAGCTGCTTTAGGGTACTGGATTGTGAggaaatttgtaatttcaaaagATGGAACTGTTGATGTTGGTGTTGCTCAATTTGTTAAATGGGCTATGCGCATCATTGCGAGTACATCTATATTCCAGGTATGTTGTTGCATTAATGTTGGTTGTGATGTTGACTAGGAAAGGTTTCTGTTCATTATCTTGCTTATATTGGCTTTTCTGAATTTTTCAATGATTGTATTTGAACTTTCCCTTTCTCATTGGTTGAAAGTTAATAATCAATGAATTTTCCTCTTTGGacattttaattacttttttcactttatgAGGTCGTAAATGGATGGGTTGAGTATGACCTGACATGAGCCCTTGTGCGGTTGGACTAGCTTCCTGTTGGTGTTTGGACTTGGATTAACATGGATCAACCTGTCTTCAGTTCGGGCTGAGTTCATTGACCATCTGAGCTAATCTACATTTGACCTCTTATATAAGCTTATAATGTCTGTGATTTatatctattaaaaataacttgatGGGTTAAAAAGTAGATAAGTTAATATGTTAATGGCCCTTCTCAAACAGATCTTCCTACTCTACTTTCCAAGACAGAGAATTGTGAACTGAAAGTTCTGACATGGAAGTTCTGCCCCAGTCCTGTCAAGTGGTTGCAGCCCATGAAGCATGAAAATGATCATCCCCTCCAAGGTTGGCTGTGAGGTCTAACCAACTGGGCGGTGATGAAGACACCCTTTTAAGTTCAGGCTGATACGACCTAATGAAAGTGAGACGTGATTAAATAGCTTTAGTGAgcttttgaatttggatttaaGCTTGACTTCAACCAAATCTGTCTCATCCTGCCcaagtttcatttttcatgGAAAAGCAATTACCTTACGGTGACTACTCTTGATTTTGTGTCCCGTGACTTTTGAGATAATCTGAACTGATATAGAATGTTGACCTGAAACCAGAATAGACTTTTGAGATGGACtaattggaatttttttttttactatttgaTGTAAAGGGATGTTTTTCCTGCCAAACATCATACGCTAATTTAGATTCTAAGACTTTTGGTGCTGTATTACTTTTATATTCTGGCATGGGCTACTTTGCTGCACATTTACTCACATCATCAGTTTATTTTGCTCTTATGGTTTGACATTTTGTATTACTATATTTTCTGGTGTATTCTTCTGCAGAGCACCCTGGATGCTCCTTTAGCATTGGGGGCGTTGATCTCTTGCTGCATTGTCTGCTCTCTCATCACTTCTCCAAAGTGGGTTGCCAGTTGGATGCAATGTTCGAGTCAGACAACAAACAAGCATGGACGCGCTGAATTTCTGAGCAGGTCACCTGTAGTTGGATCCAGAGGAAAGTTGTGGTCGACCCCTAAGAGTACCAAGAGCCCGCCTTTGTGGTCAAACTCTCCTGTTAGaggtatttattatttattttttgtggttttGCCTTTGTATGCACATGTTAATTGCCATGTTGCGCATTACTGAATGcagatgaaattaaaattttcttgttaacCCTGAAAGATACACTAAATTGGATACACAATCAAGTGAAGGTgtaattatcattttgtttgAGGGAACAAATTGCAGTAATCTGTTTAGCACCATGTtcatataatttcataatcatCAAATGGGGGATTTCCTAGTAAAAAGTTGAACCTATTGACACACCATCCTTCATTGTTGATGTTATGAGCATTTTTAATTGGTTTTACAAATAGCCTTTTGGAGTTGTTGCCTGATTGACTGCGAAGGGTCCTTTCTATTTTCCAACAAATATTTTCCTGGGTGAAAGCTAAATTTGTAAAGATTTGGtaattttgcatctttctttctttacaaGATTCTTCACCTGCCTTTTGTCTGGAAAGCTATTTATTTCAGGAGTGTGGATGATTTCCTATGCATTTTCCCTTTCTATGCTTGCATTGTCGTTGCTTGAAGCATACATATTTTGTCTTGCTTAAATTATTGTTACTGACATCAACCTACTTCCACAGAGTCGGTAggtgattaattaattgtctTATGATTTGTCGCAGGTGTGGTTTCACCATATTCTGGTGAGAGGGTAATAAATCAGCGAGACTACTACTCAACCTTTCACGATACAGGAAAACGAAAGAGGTTTACAGAGCAAGAGTGGGAGGATTTAACCCGGGATTCCACCCGGCAAGCAGTTGCAGAATTGGCTGCATCTCCAGAGTTTGCCGATTGGATCATTGAGCATGCTGACAGGATTAAACTCCTTCCAAGTGAGAGTTCAGAAGAAGCACTGGGCAGTGAATCTGATTCTACAGATGAGAACGATGCGGCCAGCTGCAGCGGGTTTAGGTTTTTCGGTTGGTAGATTGATGAATTGTATACAGAACATGATATAATGAAGACTCGCACCATTCATTATTAACATGTAAATAGTGGTAGGAAATTTTCCGGATTTGATTCAGGAGTAGCTTTAGCACGGCAGTTTTTCGGAAGTTAGCCAACCATGTGGTAATTGAAGTGCGTAATTCTTTCTAATCTAATGTCTATGCACGCATTATAGTCTTGTATTGACAGATCAAATGAgtagatttattttattgacttttgttgatttttttattttaattttaaaaattcaaggTTTGCTAAGAAAGATAAGTGGGTACATACAGTACCGTCACAGAATGACGAATAATACATCACAAGGTGTCCAGTccaccaataaaaataaaagaaaataaaataaatcataagggggaaaaaaataacacaatacaagctttgaagaagaaaaggtaGAATGGATGATCAAAAAGGGTCTTCCTCCAAACTGTAGAGTCTAAACAGgaaagaaaatgcaaaacGCACCATCTCCCTCCCCATCGCCCACAACAACACCCCTGTCTTCGCCGACATCATCCCTCTCCCTGACCCAGACCATCAACGGGTCCCATCACTTCACCATAAAGGGCTACTCCCTCTCCAAGGGCATTGGCATCGGCAAGCACATCGCCAGCGATAACTTCTCTGTCGGCGGCTACCAGTGGGCCATCTATTTCTACCCCGACGGCAAGAATCCCGAAGACAACTCCACCTATGTCTCCGTGTTCATTGCCCTAGCCAGCGAGGGCACCGACGTAAGGGCGCTCTTCGAGCTCACCCTTGTTGATCAGAGTGGCAAAGGGAAGCACAAGGTCCATTCCCATTTCGATCGCTCCTTGGAGAGTGGGCCCTATACCCTTAAATACCGCGGCAGCATGTGGTCAGTAGTcacaacattaattttttcccttcttttttttcccgtcttttctttagattttgtctgattttcttcaagtgaaaaaaaaaaaattcataatacgATGACCAAAGTCTTTCTCTTTTAATACAACTTATGTGTTGACTTAATAATGTATGTGCCACCACGGGacattttgaagaaatttggaTTCTGTATGTATAATCTTCtttacatgttttttttttctttcttgttttgaaatttaggAGATAGGTGTAACCTAACATCGGgaatttttcagttttgatCTGGCTTTGTATAAGTAGTACATGCTgcagtttctttttttactttattgagGATTGTTTTGTGTGGATTTAGTGAACTAAGTtggtattcttttcttttttcttttttctttttttggttagGGGCTACAAGCGTTTTTTTAGGCGGGCTATGCTTGAAACATCGGATTTTCTCAAGGATGATtgcttgaaaattaattgcacAGTTGGTGTCGTGGTTTCTGCAATAGATTGCTCGAGATTGCACTCCATACAGGTTCCTGAATCTGATATAGGAGATCATTTTGGTATGTTATTGGAAAATGAGGAGAGTTCAGatattacttttaatgttGTTGGTGAAAAGTTCCATGCTCATAAGTTGGTATTGGCTGCTCGGTCTCCTGTATTCGAAACTGAATTTTTGGATGCAATGGAGGAAGATAATCACGAAATAGTTGTTACAGATATGGAACCTAAGGTTTTTAAGGTAGTAACatgctttctttttcctttaaagCAAATAAGcaatgtttgaattttgtggctttatatgttttttaaGGCAGTGGAGCATAGTTACGGCTTTCGTCcttgtttttctaatatgttATAACATGTGAATCGGCAGGCTTTGTTACACTTCATATACAAAGATACTCTTATTGAGGATGGGGAGTGCTCTGCATCAAGTTCATCTTGTGTGCCATCTGTATCTGATACATTAGAAGCAAAATTGTTAGCTGCAGCAGAAAAATATGTCTTGCCTAGACTTAGACTGATGTGTGAGTCTGTGCTCTGCAAAGTTATATCAGTGAATTCAGTTGCCCATACGCTGGCACTGGCTGATCGTCATTGTGCTATGGATCTTAAATCTGTTTGCCTCAAATTTGCTGCTGAAAACCTCGTAGGTATGTCCTTTCAGTTTGATCTTTTCGTTCTCAGTTTTCTATTTCACTTTTATTGTAGATTGGGGTTTACATAACAATTTGGATAATGCTGGAATGTGGTTTGCAGaataagatattattatttgcacCCCTTAATGAATTGCTCTTTGTTTATTCCCCAATTTTGTATGGCCCCACACATGCAATGTATAGTATATATTAGTTGCAATATTTGA encodes:
- the LOC102612275 gene encoding uncharacterized protein LOC102612275 yields the protein MEASSLPLFISLWLLIVSRAHFVAPLKGIDSGSPSIDVTPYPLSEKSSVHGSHDVLSCERVQVSGYSRMKLGSYPSSFRVTLAPSVVIPERLHHKIQVCFHRNASLGLCQCEKDEWKDIQKGGIWSTVMSPYEDRYVDVKFVGRVSGSVSVAVEEDFQRWRLLCLAFGFFTLLLAPVVSSWVPFYYSSSMAIGVFLVILIILFQGMKLLPTGRKNVLYLTIYGSVLGAGSFLLHQFSVLVNSILINFGFSEEMHNPVAIFVLVGIVLAGAALGYWIVRKFVISKDGTVDVGVAQFVKWAMRIIASTSIFQSTLDAPLALGALISCCIVCSLITSPKWVASWMQCSSQTTNKHGRAEFLSRSPVVGSRGKLWSTPKSTKSPPLWSNSPVRGVVSPYSGERVINQRDYYSTFHDTGKRKRFTEQEWEDLTRDSTRQAVAELAASPEFADWIIEHADRIKLLPSESSEEALGSESDSTDENDAASCSGFRFFGW
- the LOC102613280 gene encoding BTB/POZ and MATH domain-containing protein 4 isoform X1, with product MQNAPSPSPSPTTTPLSSPTSSLSLTQTINGSHHFTIKGYSLSKGIGIGKHIASDNFSVGGYQWAIYFYPDGKNPEDNSTYVSVFIALASEGTDVRALFELTLVDQSGKGKHKVHSHFDRSLESGPYTLKYRGSMWGYKRFFRRAMLETSDFLKDDCLKINCTVGVVVSAIDCSRLHSIQVPESDIGDHFGMLLENEESSDITFNVVGEKFHAHKLVLAARSPVFETEFLDAMEEDNHEIVVTDMEPKVFKALLHFIYKDTLIEDGECSASSSSCVPSVSDTLEAKLLAAAEKYVLPRLRLMCESVLCKVISVNSVAHTLALADRHCAMDLKSVCLKFAAENLVAVMRSDGFQYLKENCPLLQSELLKTVAGCDEEVSGWGKSRSVWAQFSDGDDTNDRSVRQQTWENGGERNGSLWVQLDGGDAVGSPREEED
- the LOC102613280 gene encoding BTB/POZ and MATH domain-containing protein 4 isoform X2, which gives rise to MQNAPSPSPSPTTTPLSSPTSSLSLTQTINGSHHFTIKGYSLSKGIGIGKHIASDNFSVGGYQWAIYFYPDGKNPEDNSTYVSVFIALASEGTDVRALFELTLVDQSGKGKHKVHSHFDRSLESGPYTLKYRGSMWGYKRFFRRAMLETSDFLKDDCLKINCTVGVVVSAIDCSRLHSIQVPESDIGDHFGMLLENEESSDITFNVVGEKFHAHKLVLAARSPVFETEFLDAMEEDNHEIVVTDMEPKVFKALLHFIYKDTLIEDGECSASSSSCVPSVSDTLEAKLLAAAEKYVLPRLRLMCESVLCKVISVNSVAHTLALADRHCAMDLKSVCLKFAAENLVGGLGSIENLGIKAAA